One window of the Streptomyces asoensis genome contains the following:
- a CDS encoding HtaA domain-containing protein, translated as MAKRPGAAALAAGALFALCCPAAAAAQVGTEGEALPREVSGGSASWATAGTGLTGRGVSLDVTRPAVRASADRASFPALGGGADPETGAAELELGGAARFEGPASQPLVLAGLRLRLAGDGGALYARSVVDGRARELALAEVAAAGADPVVRATSVTWSGLRASLTAEGAALLSSWSGAEFAAGDGLGVLEVTAGTGESGQSGEAGSAAPEGAGSPQASPSAEAEPQVGVPGKPTVAVARAALTAGAEQTVTGEGFTPGAVVLVAIDGDTRYQAVADARGGIARSFPVYANAFEGEHTVELTVVGGEQGASSVRFGVGAPN; from the coding sequence ATGGCGAAGAGACCCGGCGCCGCGGCCCTGGCGGCCGGTGCCCTGTTCGCGCTGTGCTGTCCGGCCGCGGCGGCCGCGCAGGTCGGGACCGAGGGGGAGGCGCTGCCGCGGGAGGTGTCCGGCGGCTCCGCGAGCTGGGCCACGGCCGGCACCGGACTGACCGGCCGGGGTGTGTCGCTCGACGTCACGCGGCCTGCCGTACGGGCGAGCGCGGACCGTGCCTCGTTCCCGGCCCTCGGTGGCGGTGCCGACCCCGAAACCGGCGCCGCCGAACTGGAGTTGGGCGGCGCGGCCCGCTTCGAGGGCCCGGCGTCGCAACCGCTCGTCCTCGCCGGGCTGCGGCTGCGGCTGGCCGGTGACGGGGGCGCCCTGTACGCCCGTTCGGTGGTCGACGGGCGGGCGCGCGAGCTGGCGCTCGCCGAGGTGGCGGCGGCCGGAGCCGACCCCGTCGTACGGGCGACGTCGGTGACCTGGAGCGGGCTGCGGGCGTCCCTCACCGCGGAGGGGGCGGCGCTGCTGTCCTCCTGGAGCGGCGCGGAGTTCGCGGCCGGGGACGGGCTCGGCGTCCTCGAGGTGACAGCGGGGACGGGGGAGTCCGGGCAGTCCGGGGAGGCCGGGTCGGCGGCCCCGGAGGGTGCCGGGTCGCCACAGGCGTCCCCGAGCGCCGAAGCCGAACCGCAGGTGGGCGTGCCGGGGAAACCCACCGTCGCCGTGGCCCGTGCCGCGCTCACCGCGGGCGCCGAACAGACGGTCACCGGCGAGGGGTTCACGCCCGGCGCGGTCGTGCTGGTCGCCATCGACGGCGACACGCGCTACCAGGCGGTGGCCGACGCCCGGGGCGGGATCGCGCGCAGCTTCCCGGTGTACGCCAACGCCTTCGAGGGGGAGCACACGGTCGAACTGACCGTGGTGGGGGGTGAACAGGGCGCATCGAGCGTCCGGTTCGGGGTCGGAGCCCCGAACTGA